From a region of the Anthonomus grandis grandis unplaced genomic scaffold, icAntGran1.3 ctg00000308.1, whole genome shotgun sequence genome:
- the LOC126749559 gene encoding luc7-like protein 3 yields the protein MDDKNMMNIDTVMEDMQNFLNGSANTVKSTEIAKEVRLVEIGPNNPAYWAEIFRKQANNLPEPPQYNREIRDNEQNKSNRKAEAEKEDEEKERQIWIRQRREEGRMREQRIREERMREKRIREQRIRREMEVTPRVEEDTGRNRGRMNRSRSKSRDTYSRRRHERQEERRERDRTRSRDSYESRRGDRGEEVHNRGRIRGRGRGRDERMGNGGRYVHPHRGRGRGRREIANTQTSRRQPQQVGSGVVGCLQFNNIASMVEFTKQFFNK from the exons atggACGACAAAAATATGATGAATATTGATACGGTGATGGAAGATATGCAGAACTTTTTAAACGGTTCTGCAAATACAGTAAAA AGTACCGAAATCGCAAAAGAAGTGCGGCTGGTGGAGATTGGCCCAAATAATCCAGCTTATTGGGCGGAAATATTCAGAAAGCAAGCCAACAATTTGCCAGAACCTCCTC agtaTAATCGCGAAATAAGGGataatgaacaaaataaaagcaatagGAAAGCCGAAGCAGAAAAAGAAGACgaagaaaaagaaagacaaaTCTGGATAAGGCAGAGGAGAGAAGAAGGAAGAATGAGAGAGCAGAGAATCAGAGAGGAAAGAATGAGAGAGAAAAGAATTAGAGAGCAGAGAATAAGAAGAGAAATGGAAGTGACTCCGAGAGTGGAAGAAGATACGGGGAGGAATAGGGGAAGAATGAATAGAAGTAGGAGTAAAAGTAGAGACACATACAGCAGAAGGCGACATGAAAGACAAGAAGAAAGAAGAGAAAGGGATAGAACTAGAAGTAGGGATAGTTATGAAAGTAGGAGGGGAGATAGAGGGGAAGAAGTTCATAACAGAGGAAGGATACGTGGACGCGGCAGAGGAAGGGACGAGAGGATGGGGAACGGTGGTCGATATGTCCATCCTCATCGTGGTCGCGGACGTGGGCGTCGGGAAATTGCAAACACCCAGACATCAAGACGACAGCCACAGCAAGTTGGGTCTGGTGTTGTTGGGTGTTTGCAATTTAACAACATTGCGTCTATGGTTGagtttacaaaacaatttttcaataaataa
- the LOC126749557 gene encoding uncharacterized protein LOC126749557, translated as MPKVKKQSAKTKRLIQKARRAENILNQSKDSSIALKNNASEQGTNRTQIEETCVCKNTNKRKQTATDNKLTPKKKPKLTKDSSNGIQDKVPIVCSIKDTLKKIEIPKNQQIDTNKKELKKTNVEYDVEMVSKDNSTIPILLHKPTPFELAIREGPMVACSCCLRLWFPSICKTINIQRLEEKFGSQFIQKIVNNGYNFCGSCLTNLYKGKLPKFWCGNYNMVHAVPEELKGLSILEERMVSPRIPFMQIREVGYARQCYITGQIVNVPVNINTSTTLLPRHLDETQTIQIQLKRKLDYKNAYLFETVRPNIILKAAEYLCKQPLYQQEGIKLCVSNDWEQNIEDFIRTQSDLCKVNKTSEILNIDIEKMNVDGEDTSSTNVFEPARIQNNLNEKRNIYDLTEFLEDDEPVNPGGQETLLDKCNSENICFAPGEGKTPLHLMMDKYSDELSFPSLFCGYAKECFVNFSYSDEVKLLLQHMDRRFARTDFLLYAFKKCQLIQLTNAVYTALRKKKNEKGTYTVGQVRQTNFIEQLIRNDQGFHFLSKVKNSPAYWKQEKTKLLCMIRQFGIPTLFFTISAAETAWPELIAILAKVVDNKELNLEEASNLPYIEKTRLIRKDPVTCARYFDHRFKLLFKHMKSANGPFKMNPIEHHYYRVEFQHRGSPHVHGLLWLSNAPKLSVTPESFKECADFANKYITCQSDLESVRDIIQFNTHHHSKSCQKDVKGYKVCRYHIPYLPMDESIILMPINIDRVKEPELRKAMSEKYFTIMTKLNAKPELSFEHFLADLGMSKEEYINIIQHNIFKPTLFLKRQPKDGFINNFNEEIFSMMKSNMDIQLVYEPYGCCSYIVGYINKSSRGVSDLLMKTMEEIKKGNLDIKSKLKTLAAAFLNASEVSAQEAAYSVLQLHMYDTSTSYIYIPTSPIMERTKMLKSLEELNQMDSDDTNIYQEGLIEHYEARPDEMENICLAEFAAYYDFFKKEASTKINGLPLKGRSGVLVRRKCAKIISYRRYGLQQDPKNYYREQIMLYLPWRNEVDEIEQDSIDQQTIYEDRFEELAANRKKFNVLDEKTIDDALKLAEEKSDSLVHKGFDGEIDGEFGVYGLDKPAYDPFSCIGEDDDSPAKHIVFPTPHQITDLEYDSLIRKLNHKQYQFLNIVQDNIIEGKTFYCTLSGSAGTGKSHLITAITQSLLRHFNSIPGNNPTSLKVLLCAPTGKAAFNIGGITLHSALSLPISQYGEELVPLSHDVVNTIYCNLCDLKLIIIDEYSMVGARMFDHINSRLQQIFKSDAVFGNIPIIMCGDIRQLPPVMDVFIFLPVKSNPYKQLCGTYLWDHFKYFELTEIMRQSEDKAFAVALNNMALGKMTNEDIELIRSREIHTDLIPENAMHLFATNKEVDAFNEKKLSTYKTERAVSEARDIIKGSCSDRLKQLFMEHAKGLKKEESFGLMLTLILQIDAKYMISMNIDTSDGIVNGATGILRQIDYNQNQIPYRVWIEFFDDKSGKECRNKAQSLMKSKHIPSTWTPIEKAARAIKIKKGSNVHVERLQFPLLISEGITIHKSQGATYEQVAIHISSRMTRSSTYVACSRATKLSGLYIVGNFKAPKPPNEDNAAFKELVSMQTNKLITSKYDTQFIKDSNVKCIIAYHNVQSFSKNISLISNNPIFKDAHILIFVETWLHKNKQNLKLNNFEVFANLINDQSVSKPFGIICYKKLDIPVEIKLVKKYVKNFSGILFQAISFFLNDINVIAVYIPPKLTVIEAKICLDEILIGQQGDILIIGDFNKDIINNCDNGLKHCLISKGLTSKLDIGESTTKSKTQIDWLFSNFNNLSHNIYNTVYSHHKSIVVSLYDNGFIPKRQLDKANNDDLTKSLMKSRFRTSHTLTQNVLSDSIYQNESVNNDIVIDLSSDQDTIPYVINKPPALVNDDKVSCYANSVIQSFLCLPEFRASISKKNTALNNILNDILLKKINCTATVRRLVTGPHSDDFAENQQKDAQSFCQALIQKLDVDDFGIFIKATTYELLNCQSCDVYTNGGEQLIYTYFLYFPENCDDVIDFNSMLMLKDSDRLCPNCNNCNLRTRSVVVCIKYLVVCLQRISPQGSKINTKFFNFAPESIHLDNQIFKVRSVIRHHGNTIESGHYTSLVNYDDQWWKCDDNRITRISSFDNTLEDVYLLVLEKC; from the coding sequence atGCCTAAAGTGAAGAAACAGTCAGCCAAGACTAAAAGGCTTATACAGAAAGCCAGAAGagcagaaaatatattaaaccaGAGCAAGGACAGTTCTATTGCCTTAAAGAATAATGCATCAGAACAAGGCACAAATAGAACGCAAATTGAAGAGACATGTGTatgtaaaaatacaaataaaagaaaacaaactgCTACAGATAATAAATTAACACCTAAAAAGAAACCAAAATTGACCAAAGATTCATCAAATGGAATACAAGATAAGGTTCCCATTGTTTGTTCTATTAAAGACACTCTTAAAAAGATAGAGATtccaaaaaatcaacaaatagACACTAACAAAAAGGAACTTAAAAAGACCAATGTAGAATATGATGTTGAAATGGTTTCTAAAGATAACTCTACCATACCTATATTATTACATAAGCCTACACCTTTTGAATTGGCTATACGAGAGGGACCAATGGTTGCATGTAGTTGCTGCTTAAGATTGTGGTTTCCATCTatatgtaaaacaataaacatcCAGCGATTGGAAGAAAAGTTTGGCTCccaatttatacaaaaaattgtaaataatggtTACAATTTTTGTGGCTCTTGCTTAACAAATCTTTACAAGGGAAAACTACCCAAATTCTGGTGTGGCAATTATAATATGGTTCATGCTGTACCAGAAGAGTTAAAAGGGTTATCGATTCTGGAAGAAAGGATGGTATCGCCAAGAATACCCTTTATGCAAATCAGGGAAGTTGGATATGCCAGACAATGCTACATAACAGGACAAATTGTTAATGTACCAGTGAATATAAATACATCCACTACATTACTTCCTAGACATTTAGATGAAACCCAAACTATACAGATTCAATTAAAACGTAAATTGGATTATAAAAATGCTTATCTATTTGAAACTGTAAGGCCAAATATAATCTTGAAGGCAGCTGAATATTTATGTAAGCAACCTCTTTACCAGCAAGAAGGTATAAAACTTTGTGTTTCAAATGATTGGGAACAAAATATTGAAGATTTTATAAGAACTCAAAGTGATCtctgtaaagtaaataaaacatctGAGATATTGAATATtgatattgaaaaaatgaatGTTGATGGAGAAGATACATCTTCCACGAACGTATTTGAGCCAGCtagaatacaaaataatttaaatgaaaagcgaaatatttatgatttaactGAATTTTTAGAAGATGATGAGCCTGTAAATCCTGGTGGTCAAGAAACTCTTCTAGATAAATGTAACtcagaaaatatttgtttcgCACCCGGAGAAGGAAAAACACCTCTACATTTAATGATGGACAAATATAGTGATGAATTGTCATTTCCATCACTATTTTGTGGATATGCAAAAGAATGTTTTGTCAACTTTAGTTACTCTGATGAAGTTAAACTTTTACTGCAACACATGGATCGAAGATTTGCAAGAACTGATTTTCTATTATATGCATTTAAAAAGTGCCAATTGATACAACTGACAAATGCTGTTTACACAGCCCTTAGAAAAAAGAAGAATGAGAAAGGGACATATACAGTTGGACAAGTTAGgcaaacaaattttattgaGCAACTAATTCGAAATGACCAAGGCTTCCATTTTCTTAGTAAGGTCAAAAATTCACCTGCTTATTGGaaacaagaaaaaacaaagttgctATGTATGATTCGTCAGTTTGGAATTCcaactttgttttttactaTATCTGCGGCAGAAACGGCATGGCCTGAATTGATTGCCATATTAGCAAAGGTGGTTGATAATAAGGAACTTAACCTTGAGGAAGCAAGTAATCTACCCTATATCGAGAAGACTCGTTTAATCAGAAAAGATCCCGTAACATGTGCTAGATACTTTGATCATCGGtttaaattgttgtttaaaCATATGAAGAGTGCCAATGGACCTTTTAAAATGAACCCAATAGAACATCACTATTATCGGGTAGAATTTCAACATCGTGGGTCTCCACATGTACATGGATTATTGTGGTTATCTAATGCTCCCAAATTAAGTGTGACGCCAGAGAGCTTCAAGGAATGTGCTGATTTTGCAAATAAGTATATTACCTGCCAGAGTGACTTAGAAAGTGTTCGtgatattattcaatttaatacaCACCACCATTCTAAGTCATGTCAAAAAGATGTTAAGGGGTACAAAGTTTGTAGGTATCATATCCCATATCTCCCAATGGATGAGTCTATTATACTTATGCCAATTAATATTGACAGAGTGAAGGAACCAGAACTACGTAAAGCCATGTCCGAAAAGTATTTTACGATAATGACCAAACTTAATGCCAAACCAGAGTTATCATTTGAACACTTTTTGGCTGACCTTGGTATGTCTAAAgaagaatatataaatattattcagcacaatatatttaaaccaacattgtttttaaagaGGCAGCCAAAAGAcggatttattaataatttcaatgaaGAAATCTTTTCCATGATGAAAAGTAACATGGATATACAATTGGTCTATGAGCCATACGGTTGCTGCTCTTATATTGTAGGCTATATCAACAAATCGTCACGAGGGGTATCCGACCTATTAATGAAGACAAtggaggaaattaaaaaaggcaACTTAGATATTAAAAGCAAACTCAAGACTCTTGCAGCAGCTTTTTTAAATGCGAGTGAGGTAAGTGCTCAAGAAGCAGCATACTCAGTTTTGCAATTGCACATGTATGACACTAGTACCTCTTACATATACATTCCTACAAGCCCAATCATGGAAAGAACAAAAATGCTAAAGAGCTTGGAAGAACTTAACCAGATGGACAGTGATGATACCAACATATATCAGGAGGGTCTAATAGAACATTATGAAGCAAGACCTGACGAAAtggaaaatatttgtttagcAGAATTCGCAGCTTACtacgattttttcaaaaaggagGCAAGCACGAAAATCAATGGTTTACCACTAAAAGGGAGGAGTGGCGTCTTAGTAAGAAGAAAGTGCGCTAAAATTATTTCGTATCGTCGATATGGACTTCAACAAGACCCCAAAAACTACTACAGGGAGCAGATAATGCTATATCTTCCATGGAGAAATGAAGTAGATGAAATAGAACAAGACAGTATAGATCAACAAACTATATATGAAGATCGATTTGAAGAACTTGCTGCAAACCGTAAGAAATTTAATGTGTTAGATGAGAAAACAATTGATGACGCCCTCAAACTTGCTGAAGAGAAATCTGATTCATTAGTACATAAAGGATTTGATGGAGAAATTGATGGTGAGTTTGGTGTTTATGGCTTAGACAAACCCGCATATGATCCGTTTAGTTGTATCGGTGAAGATGATGATTCTCCGGCAAAACACATAGTATTTCCAACACCTCATCAAATAACTGACTTGGAATATGATTCACTTATACGTAAGCTAAACCATAAACAATACCAGTTCTTAAATATTGTGCAGGATAATATAATAGAGGGGAAAACTTTCTACTGTACACTCAGTGGCTCTGCTGGTACAGGCAAAAGTCATCTGATCACGGCTATCACTCAGTCGCTACTTCGACATTTCAACTCGATACCAGGAAACAATCCTACCAGTCTAAAAGTTTTGCTTTGCGCTCCGACAGGCAAAGCCGCTTTTAATATTGGAGGCATCACCCTACACTCAGCATTATCTCTTCCGATATCTCAATATGGTGAAGAATTAGTTCCGTTGAGCCATGACGTAGTTAATAcgatttattgtaatttatgtgatttgaaattaattataatagatGAATATTCCATGGTAGGCGCCAGAATGTTTGACCATATTAATAGTAGATTAcagcaaatatttaaatctgaTGCTGTCTTTGGTAATATCCCTATTATTATGTGTGGAGACATTCGCCAACTTCCACCAGTGATGgacgtatttatatttttgccaGTCAAATCAAATCCGTACAAGCAGCTATGTGGCACATATTTGTgggatcattttaaatatttcgaatTGACTGAGATAATGAGACAGAGTGAAGATAAAGCTTTTGCTGTAGCCCTAAACAATATGGCTCTTGGCAAAATGACTAATGAGGATATAGAGCTCATAAGATCAAGAGAAATTCATACAGATCTAATTCCTGAAAATGCAATGCACCTATTTGCCACTAATAAGGAAGTAGATGcgtttaatgaaaaaaaactgtCCACATATAAAACAGAAAGGGCAGTAAGTGAGGCTCGCGATATCATAAAAGGAAGTTGCTCTGATCgcttaaaacaattatttatggAACATGCTAAAGggttaaaaaaagaagaaagttttGGCTTAATGTTAACATTAATTCTACAAATAGATGCCAAATACATGATCTCCATGAATATAGATACTAGTGACGGCATAGTTAATGGTGCCACAGGTATTTTACGCCAAATAGACTATAATCAAAACCAGATTCCTTATCGAGTTTGGATTGAGTTTTTCGACGATAAATCTGGGAAAGAATGCAGAAACAAAGCGCAATCCCTTATGAAATCCAAACATATTCCATCCACTTGGACGCCAATAGAAAAAGCCGCAAGAGctattaagattaaaaaaggCAGCAACGTACATGTTGAACGACTTCAATTTCCTCTGTTAATCAGCGAGGGAATTACCATTCATAAAAGTCAAGGCGCAACCTACGAACAAGTTGCTATCCATATTTCAAGTAGGATGACCCGAAGCAGTACCTACGTTGCTTGTAGTCGAGCCACTAAGCTTAGCGGCCTCTATATTGTTGGAAACTTCAAGGCTCCAAAACCGCCAAACGAAGATAATGCAGCTTTTAAGGAATTAGTAAGTATGCAAACAAATAAACTTATAACATCAAAGTATGACACTCAATTTATTAAGGATTCAAATGTTAAATGCATAATTGCTTACCATAATGTGCAGAGTTTCTCAAAGAATATTAGTCTTATTAGTAATAATCCAATTTTTAAAGACGCacatatattaatatttgttgaaacATGGTTGCAtaagaacaaacaaaatttaaaattaaataactttgaaGTTTTTGCCAATTTAATTAATGATCAAAGTGTCAGTAAACCTTTCGGAATTATTTGTTACAAGAAACTAGATATACCAGTGGAAATaaaattagtgaaaaaatatgtaaaaaacttCTCTGGTATACTTTTTCaagcaatttcattttttttgaatgatataaatgtTATAGCAGTTTATATTCCACCAAAACTGACTGTTATAGAAGCAAAAATTTGTTTAGACGAAATTCTTATTGGGCAACAAGGGGACATTTTAATCATTGGAGATTTTAATaaggatattattaataactgtGATAATGGTCTAAAACATTGCTTAATATCAAAAGGCTTAACTTCAAAACTTGACATTGGTGAGTCTACTACTAAATCAAAAACCCAAATTGATTGGCTAttcagtaattttaataatttaagtcacAATATTTATAACACGGTATATAGTCACCATAAATCAATAGTGGTTAGTCTTTATGACAATGGTTTTATTCCAAAGCGTCAGTTAGATAAAGCGAACAACGATGATCTAACAAAATCTCTTATGAAAAGTCGATTTAGAACTAGTCACACTTTAACTCAAAATGTTTTATCTGATTCCATCTATCAAAATGAAAGTGTAAATAATGACATCGTAATAGATCTTAGTTCGGATCAGGATACTATTccttatgtaataaataaaccaCCCGCATTAGTAAACGATGATAAGGTGTCCTGTTATGCAAATAGTGTCATTCAATCCTTTTTATGTTTGCCCGAATTTCGCGCTTCTATTTCAAAGAAGAATACagcattaaataacattttaaatgatattttgctgaaaaaaattaattgcactGCAACAGTTCGTCGATTAGTAACTGGACCACATAGTGACGATTTTGCGGAAAATCAACAAAAGGATGCCCAATCATTTTGCCAGGCTTTGATTCAAAAATTAGATGTTGATGATTTTGGGATTTTTATAAAAGCCACCACCTATGAACTCTTAAATTGCCAAAGTTGTGATGTTTATACAAATGGGGGCGAACAACTGATATAcacatattttctttattttcctgaaaactgTGATGAcgtaattgattttaattcgaTGTTAATGTTAAAAGACTCTGATAGGCTTTGCCCTAATTGTAATAATTGTAATCTAAGAACACGCTCAGTAGTTGTTTGCATCAAATATTTAGTGGTGTGTCTTCAGAGAATTAGTCCTCAAGGTAGTAAGATAAACaccaaatttttcaattttgcccCTGAAAGTATACATTTGgataatcaaatatttaaagtaaggAGTGTTATTAGACATCATGGAAATACCATAGAATCAGGCCATTATACTTCTTTAGTAAATTATGATGATCAATGGTGGAAATGCGATGACAATCGGATAACAAGAATATCTAGCTTCGATAATACTTTAGAAGATGTATATTTATTAGTCttggaaaaatgttaa